The DNA window GGCGGGTCGCCCATCCGGCCAAAGTTGTTGACGCTGGGCGCCAGCGCCACGCCAAACAGATGTCCCCAGATCCGATTCACGGCCACGCGGGAGGTGAGCGGATTCCCCCGATCCGTCATCCAGGCAGCCAGCTGCAGGCGGCCGCTTTGTTGCGGTGCAATCGCACCAGCCGCTGGCGGCACCGAGACCGGCGTGCCGCGGCCCACCTGGTCGCCCAGCTGCTTCCCGTCGCCGCGGAGATGGATGCGATAGTCGGCCGGCTCGTCGGCGTCGCGCACCGCCATCGCATAGTCGGGCAACGGCGGCGGATTCTCGGTCGTCTGTTTCAGCTTTTCATCGAGCAGCCGAATCTTTTCGTCCCACTCCTCCACTTCCGCCGTCAGAGTCGCGATCATCGCCTGGAGTTCCTGGATCGCATCGCTCGCCATTTGCTGCTCGGGCGTTTTCCCTTCGGTCAGCTGCTTCAGCTTGTTCTCTTGCGCGGTCCGGTTCCGGGTTACGCCATAGCGGGACGACCTCGCTTTATTGCGAACGTTCGTTTGCTCAGCCACCTGCTGCTTCCAGACCTGGGCCGGTCCGTGCAGTTTGTCGCCGTCAGGTCCGATCGGCTGGAGATCGCGGTCGTGGCCATACTGGTTGCCGGCCGGAGCCGCTTCGCCATAGAGCAGATGAGTGCTGCCAAAGACGCCCGCCAGACGATAGTAGTCGGCCGTGCTGATCGGATCGAACTTATGATCATGGCAGCGAGCGCAACTGATCGTCAGGCCAAGAATCCCGCGGCTCACGACGTCAATCTGTTCATCCACGCGATCAATCTTGAAACGCTCGGCATCGGTTTCCATGAACAGCTTGGGCCCCAGCGTCAGCATGCCGGTGGCGATCAACTGCTGGTCGCGTAAATCGGGGTCAGAAGGAACCGGCAGCAGGTCGCCGGCAATCTGCTCGCGCACGAACTGGTCGAACGGCTTGTCGACGTTGAACGCATCGATGACGTAATCACGATACCGCCAGGCGTGCGGCCAGATCACATTCCGGTCGCCGCCGTTGGTCTCGGCAAAACGGACGAGGTCCAGCCAGTGGCGCCCCCAGCGTTCGCCAAAGCGGGGCGACGCCAGCAGCCGATCAACCGTCGGACCCATCGCCGCCGGCCCGTGCTTCTGGTAGTCCGCGACAAACGCCTCCGCCTCTGCCGGAGTCGGCGGCAGCCCGATCAGATCAAAGTACAGCCGCCGCACCAGCTGCTGCGGCTCCGCGTCGCCCACCGGAGTCAGGCCGTGCCGCTCCCGCTCCGCGGCGATAAACTGATCCAAGGGCGAGTCCGGCCAGGCCCGATCCCGCGGCGTCGGCGGAACCGGACGCTGCAGCGGCTGCAGCGACCATAACGGCTCTTCGTCGCTCGGCTTGGCGGCGACAACAGCCGGCGTCTTCACGGTGCGGGGGTCAGCCGCTCCCTGGCGAATCCACCGTTCAAAGTCGGCCGCGATCTGCGCCGGCAGTTTGCCGGCCGGAGGCATTTTCAAATCCTGGTAACGGAGCGCCTGGACCAGCGTGCTCTTTCCCGGATCGTCGAGGTCAAGCACCGACCCCAGGTCGCCGCCCTGCAGCAGTCCGGCACGCGTGTCGAGCAGCAGGTTCCCCTGCAGGTCGTTCCGGGACCGGGCGTCCTCCGAGTGGCAGCCGTAACAGTGCTGCACCAGCACCGGCCGGATCTTCGCTTCAAAAAAGTCGACCCCGGTTGTCTCCTCTGCGACCATCGATCCACACGGCAGCGCGGCCAGCAGGCAACCGAACCAACAGGAAAACAGGCGGGACATCCGACACCAGGGCACAGCAGGATCCTTGCGGCCGCAAAGGGCAGGGGCGGGAGGCGGGCAATCAGGCTCCCGTAAAGATAGCGAACCTCGCCGCCGCAATACAGACAAATTCTTACAAAAGAGGGCGCCGGGCCCGTCTCATCGCCAGGCAATCAGGAGATCGCCCCCTTCGACCCCCGCAGGCGAACTCGCCAGGGAACGCGGGAAAAATAACTTCGGTATTTTTCTCGACAGGAACCACGAAACCTGAGCAGCCCAAGCCGGCTGATCCTGTGAGCCGAACGCGCTAGCGTCGGGCCGTTCTTCGGAATGAGGGAAAAAAACTTCTTCGGTTTTTGTATAACAGCGATGACGTTCAACTTTTACGTATGCTTCACCTGGTGATCAAACCGCCAATCTCTCCTGCAACGGCTGGAAGATAAAATGAGCGGGTTGAAAAATCGGCATCGCGGAAAAGGGGAACTCACGCAAAGGCGCGAAGACGCAAAGAAGGAGGAAGAGGTGTGAGAAGGAATTCGCCACGACCCTTGTGGATGTCGCGTTTCCGATTCCTGCCAAACGGGAAAAATCGCCGAAGTTATTTTCCCCCGATTCCTGAGTGGTCGCGAAGTTGCGGCAGTCGTCAAGCAAATGTTGCCAGAGATACAAGTGCTGTTCATGTCCGGCTATGGAACTGGGGAAGAATAACTTCGGCTCACAGGAGTAGAACCGCCCGACGCTAGCGCGTTCGGCTCACTATACAAAAACCGAAGTTATTTTCCCCTCGTTCCCAGAGTTTGTTCACTGCTTGCCAGGCCCAGAACACACCGTACCAAGTCGGACGACTTCGGCTACACGCGGGCGTCCGCTGTCATGCCGGCCGGAACTGGTTCACAAACGGGCCAAAGGCGATTGCCTGATCGGGCTGCTCGGCGAATCGCTGCAGCCAGGCGCGAATCACGCCGATGACGGCCTCTTGCGACAGCGGCCCCGCCGCCCGCCAGCCGAGCCGCTCGCCCGACCCGCCCAGGTACAGATCGTATTGCCGCCGGGCGACTCCCAGCACGCCCACATCCGCCGTCAACGGACGAGAGCAGCCATGCGGACAGCCCGACACCGCCAGCCTGATCGGCGTCTCACCCCGCCCGTACCGCACGAGCTCTTCCTTCATCGCCGCCGTGAATGCCGGCAGCACCCGCTCTGCTTCCGCCACCGCCAGCGAACAGGTCGGCAGCGCCGGACAAGCCATCGCTGACCGCACGACCGGCAAGAGCAACGCCGCTGTCGCCACGCCGTGCTCCGCCAGCAAACGCTCCCAGTCTACGCGGATCGCTGGCGACGCATCGCCCAACAGCAGGTTCTGCTGCGGCGTGATCCGCACCGGCCCCGCATGGCGCCGCAACATCGCTTTAAGACCACTCGCGAAGCGAACATCATCCGCATCAATGATCCGGCCGCTGGGAATCGGCAGGCCCAGGCAAAACAGGCCGTCCCCCTGCGAGCGCCAGCCCAGATGCTCGTCCCCCGGCGGCAGCTCCCGCAGCAACGGCGGCGGCAGCTCGGCAAACAGGCGTTCGCCCAGCGCAAGACGCACCTGTTCGGCGCCTTGGTCATGCACCCAGTACTTCATCCGGGCGCGACGCCGGTTCTCCCGATCGCCCTGGTCGCGGGCCATCTCCACCAGACCGATCACCGCCGGCAACGCCTGCTCCACCCCCAGCCGCGCGATGGGCAGCGCCAGTTGCGGAAACGTCTCTGCGTGCGACGGCGAGAACCCCAGACCGCCCCCGGCGTACAGCTGAAAACCGGCCAACCCCGAGGCCGCATCGGGCGAGCCGATCGCCAACAGTCCGATGTCGTGCGTCCGCAAATCGACGCAGTTATCGTCCGGCGGCGCCAGGCCGATCTTCAGCTTGCGGGGCAGATAACCGGGACCATAGATCGATTCCGTCTCGCCGATCACCGGCTCTGGATCGTCGTCAATCCATAGATCGAAGTAAGCCCCCGACTGCGGCGCCAGGCTGCGGGTGAGCTCGTTCGCCAGCGTCTGCAGCCGGCCGCGAACGCGATCCTGCTTCCCGATCGCCGGGCAGCAAACCAGATTGCGGCACGTATCGCCACAGGCGCCAAACGTTGTCAGCAGCCGATCAGAAATCCGCTGCAGCACGGCCTTGAGATCCCCCCGAGCGACGCCATGGATCTGCACCCCTTGCCGGGCCGTCAGCCGCAGGCCCGCCTCGCCGTACTCCTCCGCCAGCTGCAGCAGCGCCAGGAACTGCCCGGCCGTCAGCTTGCCGCCGGGCGCCTTCACCCGCAGCATGAACGTATGCCGCCCCGCCCCGGGCGACGCGGGCGCTTCCACTTTCGGCCGCGTCTGCTGGTACAGGCCATGGAATTCGGCGATCCACTGGGCCGGTCGCGACAGCTTGTCCGGCGTCTGAAGTTCGGCGGCCAGCGGCTCCCGCAGGAAACGACTGTCGTGCTTGGCCTGCTCCCGCGGCGTGCGGACGATCGCCTCTTCTTCGACGGAAGGAAAAGAGGACTGCGCGGCCGATGGCGTTTCCCCAGGCGTCTGTCCTTCGGCCGCCTGGACGACGTCTTCCCAGCGCTGGA is part of the Lignipirellula cremea genome and encodes:
- a CDS encoding PSD1 and planctomycete cytochrome C domain-containing protein, whose product is MSRLFSCWFGCLLAALPCGSMVAEETTGVDFFEAKIRPVLVQHCYGCHSEDARSRNDLQGNLLLDTRAGLLQGGDLGSVLDLDDPGKSTLVQALRYQDLKMPPAGKLPAQIAADFERWIRQGAADPRTVKTPAVVAAKPSDEEPLWSLQPLQRPVPPTPRDRAWPDSPLDQFIAAERERHGLTPVGDAEPQQLVRRLYFDLIGLPPTPAEAEAFVADYQKHGPAAMGPTVDRLLASPRFGERWGRHWLDLVRFAETNGGDRNVIWPHAWRYRDYVIDAFNVDKPFDQFVREQIAGDLLPVPSDPDLRDQQLIATGMLTLGPKLFMETDAERFKIDRVDEQIDVVSRGILGLTISCARCHDHKFDPISTADYYRLAGVFGSTHLLYGEAAPAGNQYGHDRDLQPIGPDGDKLHGPAQVWKQQVAEQTNVRNKARSSRYGVTRNRTAQENKLKQLTEGKTPEQQMASDAIQELQAMIATLTAEVEEWDEKIRLLDEKLKQTTENPPPLPDYAMAVRDADEPADYRIHLRGDGKQLGDQVGRGTPVSVPPAAGAIAPQQSGRLQLAAWMTDRGNPLTSRVAVNRIWGHLFGVALAPSVNNFGRMGDPPSHPALLDYLAVEFQEQGWSTKGLIRQIVTSRTYRLASTPHDANLIADPENRWLWRMRRRRLEAEPLRDALLLVGGSLQTGHPAASVLAVEFAGNRELNSTVVMTTAQQEGPQRAVYLPIARMSLPVSLKTWNFPDPSLLAGVRSDRPVADQQLYFLNSPLVIRQASLLAGRLLAEHGDPQARLDAAWRMLFARGPSMNESRLALDYLAAVQAASADSTASATEPSAPSTSPGEQAAWAGLCQALLASVEFRYLD
- a CDS encoding NADPH-dependent assimilatory sulfite reductase hemoprotein subunit, whose protein sequence is MTAAVKAIRLYLVRYGAPGYVGRFGSVHRLECRRGDTVVVSTDRGVELGEVLADPEDLQPQTKQPTGEVLRLAESDDLQLAELSRQAAGELLTAAQEAAAKVEAGAVVVDAEVLLDGVSSLVYFLGPETDRFGPLAVRLSTNGLRVRFQRWEDVVQAAEGQTPGETPSAAQSSFPSVEEEAIVRTPREQAKHDSRFLREPLAAELQTPDKLSRPAQWIAEFHGLYQQTRPKVEAPASPGAGRHTFMLRVKAPGGKLTAGQFLALLQLAEEYGEAGLRLTARQGVQIHGVARGDLKAVLQRISDRLLTTFGACGDTCRNLVCCPAIGKQDRVRGRLQTLANELTRSLAPQSGAYFDLWIDDDPEPVIGETESIYGPGYLPRKLKIGLAPPDDNCVDLRTHDIGLLAIGSPDAASGLAGFQLYAGGGLGFSPSHAETFPQLALPIARLGVEQALPAVIGLVEMARDQGDRENRRRARMKYWVHDQGAEQVRLALGERLFAELPPPLLRELPPGDEHLGWRSQGDGLFCLGLPIPSGRIIDADDVRFASGLKAMLRRHAGPVRITPQQNLLLGDASPAIRVDWERLLAEHGVATAALLLPVVRSAMACPALPTCSLAVAEAERVLPAFTAAMKEELVRYGRGETPIRLAVSGCPHGCSRPLTADVGVLGVARRQYDLYLGGSGERLGWRAAGPLSQEAVIGVIRAWLQRFAEQPDQAIAFGPFVNQFRPA